A single region of the Pelecanus crispus isolate bPelCri1 chromosome 10, bPelCri1.pri, whole genome shotgun sequence genome encodes:
- the LOC104038340 gene encoding heparan sulfate glucosamine 3-O-sulfotransferase 1, translated as MAFLLVSAYLLLTHAQGAPVENGALLETLKSQVGLFSNKSEHYLAQVRPPGTSRQIPQTIIIGVRKGGTRALLEMLDIHPNIVVAATEVHFFDWDENYVKGIEWYRSLMPFSYGNQITIEKTPGYFTSPQAPERIHGMNSSIKLLLILRDPTERVISDYTQVYYNRVESHKPVQLFEDIVIKNGALNTKYKAIQRSLYDVHMEKWLKHFSLDQIHIVDGNTLIKDPLPELQKVERFLNLPSRIMSSNFYFNQTKGFYCIRSDGRERCLHESKGRPHPLVNTTVLEQLYSYFREHNAKFYRMVNHSFDWH; from the coding sequence ATGGCCTTCCTACTAGTGTCAGCTTATCTTCTGCTGACTCATGCTCAGGGTGCTCCTGTTGAGAATGGGGCACTGTTGGAAACACTGAAGTCACAAGTAGGATTATTCAGCAATAAAAGTGAACACTATTTGGCACAGGTGAGACCTCCTGGCACAAGCCGACAAATACCTCAGACAATCATCATAGGAGTTCGTAAAGGAGGGACAAGGGCTTTGCTGGAAATGTTGGATATTCATCCTAATATTGTGGTAGCAGCTACAGAAGTCCACTTCTTTGACTGGGATGAAAATTATGTGAAAGGAATAGAGTGGTATAGAAGTCTGATGCCATTTTCTTATGGAAATCAAATTACAATTGAGAAAACACCAGGCTATTTTACATCACCACAGGCTCCAGAAAGAATTCATGGCATGAATAGCTCCATTAAACTGCTGCTTATTCTAAGAGATCCCACTGAGAGAGTTATATCTGACTATACCCAAGTATATTACAACCGAGTAGAAAGCCACAAGCCTGTTCAGCTTTTTGAAGATATTGTTATTAAGAACGGAGCACTTAATACCAAATACAAAGCTATTCAGAGAAGTCTGTATGATGTTCATATGGAAAAGTGGCTTAAGCATTTCAGTTTGGATCAGATTCACATAGTGGATGGCAATACTTTAATCAAGGACCCTCTTCCTGAATTACAAAAAgttgaaagatttttaaaccTTCCTTCCCGAATTATGtcttctaatttttattttaaccaaaCCAAGGGATTCTACTGCATTAGAAGTGATGGAAGAGAGAGATGTTTACATGAATCCAAAGGGCGCCCCCATCCTCTTGTTAACACCACTGTTTTAGAGCAACTTTATTCTTACTTCAGAGAGCACAATGCAAAATTTTACAGAATGGTTAATCATTCCTTTGACTGGCATTAA